Proteins found in one Pocillopora verrucosa isolate sample1 chromosome 12, ASM3666991v2, whole genome shotgun sequence genomic segment:
- the LOC131783348 gene encoding endoplasmic reticulum metallopeptidase 1 — MFFSYTPHQHFFYMQHTSRTFYNNAGEVVQQDAGAWITPLDYLGIQPFSDIPMFKKALPAPQDGVYGGFPYYLPLRHLVRKSWYLPGPPPQVKTSPMEVKLLHRKKQDQVYSFKFSISGPDHMAVYVSPASDVDLLTSSLGPLLPIQDGGD; from the exons atgtttttcagttATACCCCTCATCAACATTTTTTCTACATGCAGCACACATCAAGAACATTTTACAATAATGCTGGTGAAGTGGTTCAACAAGATGCAGGTGCCTGGATCACTCCACTAGACTATCTTGGCATACAGCCATTCAGTGATATACCCATGTTTAAAAAGGCTTTGCCTGCACCTCAGGACGGAGTTTATGGAGGTTTTCCTTATTACCTGCCATTGAGGCATCTCGTGCG AAAATCTTGGTATCTCCCTGGTCCTCCACCTCAAGTCAAAACATCTCCAATGGAAGTGAAATTGCTACATAGGAAGAAACAGGATCAAGTTTACTCATTTAAATTCTCAATATCAG GTCCTGATCACATGGCTGTATATGTATCACCTGCTAGTGACGTAGATTTGCTGACCTCTTCCCTCGGTCCCCTTTTACCAATTCAAGATGGTGGAGACTGA